taaaagtgtaaaattatttcaatCATATTCATAAGATTGTCACGTCCCTTAGTGTAAGATTAACATTAAAAATGGATAGTTTTTAGAGCCCTCCACACATCGAGCAATACCTAAAGTGCCTTCATTCCTCGAGCTTGTCTTTGATGGACTCCCAACCGGTGCCCTCATCCAATCATAGACCAAGTGTGCCTTACAATCATTATATAACATACATCCACCTAGTTATAGTTTAAATTATATGTTTTATGTGTCGCATATTTAAGCCAAGAAAGACCATACCAATTCAGTGTGAACCGTccaataattttgttttcataCGCATCTTGTAAATGTTTACTGTATATATTTGTATCTTTACATGTTTGAAAGCATATTGTATTAGTatttccatatatattttaatgtatttaaaagtatatatagtCTAATGTATTTTTccatcaataaaatattaataatttacaaaGTAAATGTTCTTTAAGCTGGCAGGACTCTCTAAGAAGTAACCATCATCATTCTTTCTACAAAATGTATCTTCTACATCCATACAATCCCCctcaaaataaattcaaaatcttatattttttgtatttttcttttttcatttaaattgtcatttaaaatatacacAAGTTCTCTATTTCTTAAATAGGACTATAGCCTAGTCTCATTTTAATAATCcaaagtataaaaataaaaataatgaacaAGGTTGTACAAGCTTACAGATACATTCTTAAAGATACAAGGAAGCGGCAAAGACAATGTCGCGTTTCAGTAGACGAATACCCTCCGAGAACTTGTTTTCCAGGTCCGTGTTGCCGATGGTCTTGGAGGCCTGGCACATTTGACGCAGCAGCTCCTCCAACCGGCGCATGCATCGAATAATGGAGCCCTCGAAGATGTCGGTCATCTTGCACACCGCAAGGAAACTGGAGCCCTTGCACCAGGCCAGCACCACATCCATAAGGAATGGTTTGAACTTGTCCACATAGCTATCGGCGTCTATGGTCAGCTTGCACTCGGAGGATACTTTGGCGATGCGACGGGCGAGATCCTGCATGGAACGCAGAGGACCGGACAGTTCGGTGGCGCATTTCGGGGATTCTGAGGACTTTTCGTCGCAAACAAAGCATGACAGCAGGGCCAGCGCTTGGGGAGCGGTCAGCTCGTTGAACACTCCGTTGAAGATCATCTCGGTCATTAGCAGCTCGTCCGCCGAGCTCAGCTCGCAGGCAACACGACCCTTGAACTCGATGACGTCGCCCGGCTTGCAGTAGCCCATGCGGCGGAGCACACGTTTCCGGTATTTCAGTTCCTCCATCTGCAGGAGGCTGCGGGCGGCCTTTAGCTCGTTCTTCAGCTCCGTCACCTCCGACTGCAGCGCCACCTTCTCCTGGTAGCGTCTATAGACACCCTCCAGTTCTTTGGATTTATGCAGCGGGTGCTCTTCCAGGCGCTGCTCGAACTGAGCAATGGCGCTGACGATATCCCGGAACTCTTGAGCCTTGATGTTCATGTCGTCGATGGGATTTAGGACGGGTGGGCCTTGTGGAAAACGTTTCTTGGCTTCCTGGATGGTCTTAAGAACGGTTAGTCTGCTGTCTGGACTGCGCAGATCGTTGGGGAAGTAAACGCGGATGGAGCTGATCTGGGTAACGAGGGAATGGGCCACTGGCACCACTTCCATGCAGCCGCGCTCGTTGGGGCCGCAGGGCTCAGTATCGCCAGACTCGGCAGCCGCTTCGCTCACGTGCAGCAGCACATCGATGGTGACACTCATCTCGCTCTTGAGCGGATTCTTGCGGCTCTGGTCCTGCTTCTTGAAGTTCAGCACAATGCCCCAGTCGTACTCCTGGGAGCCGGCCGACACCTTGATCAGCCTGCCGGGCTGTAAAAAGGGCAGCAGGTGGTCCGGTCGCGTTATCCACTGACGAAACTGTTTGCCGTAGTGCTCCAGCTGGGAGCGGATGTGGTGGTAGGAGGCAATGTTGTGCTCATCTTTGAAGACTATCTTGTTCAAGGCGGCCGTCTTTTCCTCCACCTTGTCGTGCAGGCCTGGCAGGGCGGACTGGTTCTGGAACTGATAGAAACTTCGCTCCAGCATGTACTCCGGATTGATTTCCTCGACTCGGAGCAGATTCAGCACCATGTTGTAGGTCAGGTGGAAGGCAGAGTTGATGGGATCGGCCTTGCCTTGGACGATGCCGCGGCCCACAGCCGGTGAGACCTTCTCATCGATCATTAGGATGACAATGCCCTTGTCGTCGAGCCCTCGACGTCCGGCTCGTCCCGCCATTTGAATGTACTCGCCAGAGCTGATCCAACGGAAGTCCTTGCCGTCGAACTTTCGCGGTGCCGTGAACAGGACTGTTCTGGCCGGCATGTTCAGACCCATGGCAAAGGTTTCAGTGGCAAAGAGCGCCTTGATCAGACCCTCGCCGAAGAGAATCTCGATAGTTTCCTTCAGAATGGGCAGCAATCCACCATGATGGATGCCGATGCCGCGCCGGAGCAGGGGCAGTACATTCTCCACCTGTGGCAGCTTGCGATCCTCCGCCGAGAGAACATCCATGGCATTATTGAAAACCTCATCCACCAGTTTCTTTTCATCGGCGGTATTGAAGTCCAGCTTGGCCATCTGCATGGCGTATATCTCGCAGTCCTTTTTGCTGAACGAGAAGATGATCACCGGGGCAAAGTTGCGTTCCATAATCATCTTGACTATTTTGAAGATGTTCGTCTGTCCGGCATTCACGCCCTTGATGCCTCCTTTTCGAGACTTTTGGTCGCCCTTGGCAGCCTCCCCtggaaccaaaaaaatattattagagCTACTGGTAGACCTGGTAATAATATAACCCGACTCCCACCTGCATTGGCCAGTACAGCCATGGCTGTGCTAAAGTTGTCCTCCTTAAACTGCCCCTTTTCGTCGACGATTAGATGGATGCCATCGCCACCGGCCGGGAAGATGTAGTGCTGCAGCGGAGTGGGTCGGTAGTCGGTGTACACCACGTGGCAGGGCTGCTTGTGCAGGTGGCAGACCCACTCGGCAAACTGACGTGCATTGGGTATTGTGGCCGAGAGGAAGACATAGCGCACGTTGTCCGGCAGCAGAATAAGCGTCTCCTCCCAGACCACTCCGCGCTCCTTGTCGCGCATGTAATGGATTTCGTCGAAGATTACCCAACCCACCTCGCGCATAATTTCGCTACCCCGGTACAGCATGTTTCGCAAAATCTCAGTGGTCATGATCAGGCAGGAGGCGGAAGGATTAATAGTCACATCGCCAGTGACCAGACCGACATCCTTGAACTCATCAGTAAACTCACGGAACTTTTGGTTGGACAGAGCCTTTATTGGAGTGGTGTATATAACGCGCTGCTTGGCTGCCAGCGACTTGGCAATGGCGTACTCCGCCACCACAGTCTTTCCCGCAGACGTGTGAGCCGAAACCAAGACACTCTGGCTGTTGTCGATACACAGTATAGCCTGGCGCTGGAAGGGATCCAGCACGAAGGGGTACTCCTTGGCCGGCACACCGGTAAACGGTTTTAGCGGTATGTACTCGTGGTCTGGATGGGCAGCCACCTCGTGGGTGCAAGACTCCGGCGACTCCAACAAATGAGTCACAATCCGCGTGCGCAAGGCCTCCAAGTCGGCCGTATCCTCGGGATCTACCTCGTCATTTGCGTCTTCGTCTTTGGTATCATCTTCCTGCTCCTCGTCACTGGATTTGGCATCCTGTTTGGCCCGCTTCTTGGACTTCTCCCCATCGTCAGATGGTTCCtctttctgatccgcctcagcggCGGATTGTGCTTGTCGCTTCACACCAGCTTTCTCCTCCGCTCTGAAGGCCGGTGGGCCCTCCAAGTTCTCGGGAGGCGCCTCGTTGAAGCAGTCAAAGAGCTCGTCTATGTCCATTCCACGTTGTTTACtttttctcttttatttttacctTATTAAACGCACGCGGCTGCGATCTAGTGATGGGAATGAATCCTCCGGTGATATTATCGATGGTAGAAATCGATAACAAATACCGGACTGGTACTCCTCATCTCTCTAGCTAGAACCAGCTGGATTTAAGGCCTTTCACACCACAACAAATCGATAACAGTTCACACATATATCAACAACCCTAGGGATTTTCCATCTCTAGACAAAACTGTAAAAACATTATACAATTACCGAATTTCCAGCGTTTTTCTTACAACTTTTCGTCACCAGGCCCATACTAGAGCGAAAATGGTGGCTGGAGGAGCCTCGGACACGGGCGGCGTGAAGCCCATGGCCATTGCCGGCCGCATGGTGCGCGAGCGGGAGCGCCTCATCGGAATGTCCCCCGAAGAACGGGCCTGGCGCAAACAGTGGCTCAAGGATCAGGAGCTGCACCACGGACCGCGCAAGGTTCCCGccctggagctggagctgaacAATCCCATTAAACGCTTCTACCGTGCCCCCCTCGACAAGGTGTGCTCCATCCTGACCCCGGCCCTGGTAAGCTATCCGCTGTCCCCCCTTATGtaatcacaaaatattttggtttAATGGTGGATCGTTTCCGCAGGGATTCCAGCGGGCGTTCACAGTGCGTTACTGGACCGGAAAGGCTCTCATTGCCCTCACCGGAATCTACGCCGGTGCCTACTACTTCAAGTACAATCAGAATGTAAGTAATTGCGATTGGAAGACGGGTTGCACCTGCGCTGTAGCTTTATATTTCTAACATTGGTTTCCATTTCAGGATTGGACTCGTAAAGGCGGCTGGCGTGTAATTTCCTCCCGCAAAGCGTGCGTTCCCGGCGACGAGGGATACCCCAAGGTGTCCGATCGGTCGGCGCCGTCCGATTACGCTGCCCGTGGCTTCAAGGAATCGCCTCTATAAGCCGGACGGAAACCGCCTCCGAACTGGCTTAGTGATTTTTCTTAAGTTTGAAACGTAAATTTAtaataccaaaacaaaaatcgcAATAAACATGGAAACGAAAACACAAAAACCGAAAGTGGTGGAGAGTGGTGTAGGTAGCTTGTGCCATTGCCTCGGTGCTGAGGAAGAGGTTTTTATGCAGCGTCTGGCAAATTGTATGTTTTTGCTTTGGCATTATCTGAAAAGCTGCTCTAGCACTTTAAAGCTGCCCCAATTCCGCTGTTTCGTTCTTTATCAGCCACTTTCTTTTAGTTGCATTTCCGTGTCCGGCTGAGACCCAAGTGCGGTGGGCTCTATGGCCTCCAAtgaattcaaataatacttctaattaaaaatattttttaataaaattctttaaaaaaaaatagaaacgcGAAGATATTTAAAAGTTCGGAGACTACTTCTGTAGAGTACTAATTTTcgtgtaaaaattaaaaatatttggacTCAAATCAGCAGAAAAGACATTTGGAATCCGTGTTTACTTTATAGTgcctttaaaataatttttcaaaaaaactgcTCATATGAagctatattttaaaaaagggcGACTTATTTtcgaaacaaattttttttaattacaagaATAATGTGTCTTACCGTGAAGTGTTTTCTAGCTAAAATATCGCAATATTATATCAAAATGACTAAACAAATCGTCCAAAATACATAagattgttattattattataaaagatagaaaaactttcaaaaatagaCTACAAAACTTAATAATATAGCGCCTGGCTACGGTGTTCTTCGGCTATGTGAGTTGCTAGTGACATGCATAAgataataaaagcaattatataaaaatatgaaaatcataaaaaatatagaatattGATCAAAGCTAAGCTCaacaatattgttaaaaatatttacttattgagtgaaaacagaaacagagtGAAACTTAACAGTGTATGTTAAGCCAATAACAGAGAGtgtgcaacaacaacaaaacaacaaaatgttaaaagtattttatatttcaaaaattaaaaacgggataaaaattgttaaaaaataatagttttataACCTATCTaggcttctaaaaaaaatgatagGAAATACCCCATAAGCCAATACTTGCATAAACCAATAATATGGCTAGTATATGAAGTGGAATGGCTCTTATAAATAGTAcaatttttgtgaatttttttgagtaatacttatttttttgaatCCAGCACTATGCTTTACCGTTTTTGACCTCGACCT
This region of Drosophila bipectinata strain 14024-0381.07 chromosome 2L, DbipHiC1v2, whole genome shotgun sequence genomic DNA includes:
- the ND-B17 gene encoding uncharacterized protein ND-B17, yielding MVAGGASDTGGVKPMAIAGRMVRERERLIGMSPEERAWRKQWLKDQELHHGPRKVPALELELNNPIKRFYRAPLDKVCSILTPALGFQRAFTVRYWTGKALIALTGIYAGAYYFKYNQNDWTRKGGWRVISSRKACVPGDEGYPKVSDRSAPSDYAARGFKESPL
- the Mtr4 gene encoding exosome RNA helicase MTR4, producing MDIDELFDCFNEAPPENLEGPPAFRAEEKAGVKRQAQSAAEADQKEEPSDDGEKSKKRAKQDAKSSDEEQEDDTKDEDANDEVDPEDTADLEALRTRIVTHLLESPESCTHEVAAHPDHEYIPLKPFTGVPAKEYPFVLDPFQRQAILCIDNSQSVLVSAHTSAGKTVVAEYAIAKSLAAKQRVIYTTPIKALSNQKFREFTDEFKDVGLVTGDVTINPSASCLIMTTEILRNMLYRGSEIMREVGWVIFDEIHYMRDKERGVVWEETLILLPDNVRYVFLSATIPNARQFAEWVCHLHKQPCHVVYTDYRPTPLQHYIFPAGGDGIHLIVDEKGQFKEDNFSTAMAVLANAGEAAKGDQKSRKGGIKGVNAGQTNIFKIVKMIMERNFAPVIIFSFSKKDCEIYAMQMAKLDFNTADEKKLVDEVFNNAMDVLSAEDRKLPQVENVLPLLRRGIGIHHGGLLPILKETIEILFGEGLIKALFATETFAMGLNMPARTVLFTAPRKFDGKDFRWISSGEYIQMAGRAGRRGLDDKGIVILMIDEKVSPAVGRGIVQGKADPINSAFHLTYNMVLNLLRVEEINPEYMLERSFYQFQNQSALPGLHDKVEEKTAALNKIVFKDEHNIASYHHIRSQLEHYGKQFRQWITRPDHLLPFLQPGRLIKVSAGSQEYDWGIVLNFKKQDQSRKNPLKSEMSVTIDVLLHVSEAAAESGDTEPCGPNERGCMEVVPVAHSLVTQISSIRVYFPNDLRSPDSRLTVLKTIQEAKKRFPQGPPVLNPIDDMNIKAQEFRDIVSAIAQFEQRLEEHPLHKSKELEGVYRRYQEKVALQSEVTELKNELKAARSLLQMEELKYRKRVLRRMGYCKPGDVIEFKGRVACELSSADELLMTEMIFNGVFNELTAPQALALLSCFVCDEKSSESPKCATELSGPLRSMQDLARRIAKVSSECKLTIDADSYVDKFKPFLMDVVLAWCKGSSFLAVCKMTDIFEGSIIRCMRRLEELLRQMCQASKTIGNTDLENKFSEGIRLLKRDIVFAASLYL